CGCGCGATCGCCGCGCATCATGTACTGCATGTTCGCCGCCGGCGCGGATGACCCGGGCGCACCCGGGGACACCGTTGCGCCCGTCGCTCCGGTTCTCGCCGGACCAGCCGGAGTGTCCTGCTGGCCCGCCAGTGCGGCGCTGACGGCCTCCCGGCGCCCCAGCTGTTCGGCCGCGGTCTTCGCCTTCGTGTCCGGATAGTCGAAGCGCAGGATCCACGTCGCGGGCTGCGCCCGCGATACATCGACAAGCGACAGCGAATAGGTGCGCCGGTTGGTCACGAGCACGAGGTTGGTTTCGGGTTGCAGCGCACCGGGCTTGAGCAGCGCTCCGCTGTCGTTGACCGACACGTGCCAGGCGCGGGCATCGCCAATGCCGCCGCCGTCTTTCAGGATGTGTTCTCCGGGCTCGAACTGGATCATCACCACACGGCCTGGCATCGTCGCCACGCGGTAGGCCTGGTCGGGGCTGTACGTCGCGCACTGGATATGCGGGTCGGCGCCGCAGCTCCGCGGGATTTCAAGCGCGTGCACGCGGCCACCGGCGAGCGCACAGGCGGCCATGATCGCGACCACGCCTGGCGGCGAGCGAAGACCCGCACGACTCATGGCCCGCTCCCGGGCATCTTCGATGCGGCCGGTGCGGGATCGGGCGATGCATCCGCTGGCGCGCGGGTGTAATCGCGTGTGACCTCGTAACTGGTACACCGAAACCCGTCCGGATCGATGTCCTGCTGATCCTGTTTCTCTGGCACATCGACGCGCGTGAAGGCCACCGTCGCAATCCACCAGGTCGGGTCCGGGCGCTTCGCCGCCACATTCAACGGGATCAGCTGCCGAGAGAAGAACACCTGCGCCGTCGAACCGACAAAGGTGATCGAGCCGACCCGGGCGATGATGCGCGCCTGGTCTTTGAGCAGCTTGAGCGGGCCGGCCGGTCCACGGATGAGCGCGTCATAAGCGTCCTTTTCACGATCGTCGCTCATGAACATCACCGCGCTGTGCATGTCCGAAATCGTCTCCCAGTCGTAGCTCTCGCGCATCTCGACATAGCGGCGCAGGTCCGCGCGGTCGGTTTTTTCAGTGAAGCTCACGTGGCCGTTCGCGGTCGTTGGCAGCACATCCACCTTGCCGGTCGTGTCGTTCACCCGCAACACCGCCGGTGGATTGGGTCTTTTAAGTAGTCCTAAAGCTGTTATGCCAAAAACAGCCGCGAGGGCGATGCCACCCGAAAGCACTGATCGCCGGTCGGCCACGCGCGCCTTTTCTTCCGCCATCTCCATCTTCGACCTCTCGAATTCCCGGGCCTGGTCGAGATACCAGCTGACCGCGTCACGCTGTGACCGGTCGACCGCACGCGCTGCTGCCTCCAGGTGCGCGGCCGATATGGGCGGCGTCGGGGCGCGCTTGCGCGAGCCCACGCCAGCCGCGAGCCACTGTCTGATTACCGATACCATCCTGGTCCTCACTTCGGGTCCGTGCGACCCGCCTGCTGGGTCAGCGGCTGGTTGACAGGCATCCACTGGCCTGTCGGCTCCGCTGGTTTCGGCGGAGAACTGCACGCCTGCAGGACAAATGCGAGCAGGCCTACGCGGAATATGGTCTTCATGCCTGAAATCCTCTCACCGGTCATTCGTGCAACCGGCGGTAGATGAACATACCGATGACGTTGAGCAACGCCCCCACGAAACCGGCAAACGTAACCCAGCAAACGGCGATCAACCACCAGCGGATCAGCTTCGCAAAGATATCTGGCATATATCCGCCTATGCATCCGAAAGGGAGCCACCCGTCTTGTACTTGCCGGCGCCACCCGTTTTCGCGGCCGCGGCCAGCGCACGTCCCAGACCACCCAGCTTGCCCGTCATGGTCGAAATGCCCACACCACTCGCCAGCGCGGAGGCCAGGCCCGGAAGATTCAGGGCGACGACGAAGAACACCACGCCCATCACGTCGATTTCCACCACCTGCTGCATCGATGGGAAGGCCGTCCCGCTCGGTGCAATTGATTTCGCGAAATTGACTTCGATCGCGCCGGCGCCTGCGAACAGGGCTACGAGCAACGCGTAGTTAAAGCACTGTCCCGCCCAGTTCCAGAAGTACTGCCGCACCGGCGGAAACAGCGCCATTGAAATGAAGAGTGGCCCGAGTGCGAGTAGCAGCCCGAGGGCGAATTTCGCGAGGATGATGTAGGCCACGGCCAGCCCCATGAACGGCGTGGCGAAAATGAGCATGACCGTGATTGCCCAGACCGCTCCAATGATGTGGAAGCCCTCGGCGGTATCGTAAATTTGCCCACAGGCGTTGATGTACGCACTCAACAAATTGTCGAGACCTGAAACCGGATTACTCTGCCCCGTAATCGCACCCGAGAGCTGCTCGCCAAAACCATTCACAGCCGGCACGATGTACTCGGTATAGAACTGGATGTTCATGCCGCAGGTCAGGATGAACGCCCAGGCCGCCATACGCATCAGGAAGTCGTTGATCGGTTCATCGTTCTGTCCCTGCCAGTATGACCACACGACCAGTAGCACGTAGATGCTGAAGCACGTCATCATCAACGGCGAAATAAGACTGATGATGCGTTCCGAACCTGAACTGATGGTCGCGACGACGTTAGCGTCGAAGTCGGACGTCATCCTCGAGAAGATCGTTGTGGTGATCGGCGTATACGACATGACAGGCTCCCATATTCCGATGATTACTTCTGCACGGCTTTTGCTGCCATCTCTTCGTCAGCCTTTTCCTCAGCGCGCTGCCCGGGAGTTTCTTTCTGCTGGAGTTTTTCGGGCGTCGTACCGAGGAACTGGGCTTTCCACGCGAGTTCGCGCTGGTGTGCGGCTTCTTCCTGCACGTTGTGCTGATGTCGGTCCCACGCGAGATAGCCCAGATAGCCGGCAATGACAACAAGCAGACTGACGATTGCGGAAAGGAGAGCTTTATTCGCCACTTGAACCTCCGAGGAACTGGTTTTTGAATTCGCGGTCGCGCTGTTCCGCCGCGAGCTTGAGTTCGGCCTGCTGCAACTGTGCGGTGAGCTGCAGGCGCGTCTGCTCATTGGTAACCATCGCTTCTTCGGCAGCCATCCGGTTTTGCAGGTCCGCCTTTTCGGCCGGATCCTGCGTGAGGTTCGACTGCTGCATCAACGACTGGATGTTATTGAGCCTCGCCATCGTCGCGCTGTACGACTGCTCGTTCATCGCCTTGTTGGCCGCGAGCACGTCGTAGTAGCGTTGTTGCCCCGGCGTCGAGGCGTCGGTCATGCCTTCCTGCTGCTTGATCGAGCGCATCGACGAGCTGATGCCGGTCAGGCTGCCGCTCCTCGCCTGGTCATAGATGTCTTGCCACTGTTCCGGCAGGTAGTGGCGCAGCGACGCGTCGTTCATGATCGTGCCCAGGCTGCTGTTACCGGTGAGTGCGCGGTACTGTGCCTCCTGGTTCTCGATCTGCTGCATCAGCTGCTGAACCTGCATCATCTGCTGGGCAAGCTCGGCGGGCGAGATGGTTGGCACACCTTGGGCGTGTGCGATGATCGCTGCATACAGGCAGAGCGCGGTGACGGCCACACGACCCACCCGCAGCAGGCGCGCCGGGCGTTCGACATCGTTGACGTTCACGATTTCCCTCCATCAGACAGTGACAGCTTCGTTACCCGCGTCGACGGCGCGTGCCGACGCATAGATGCGGGCGAGCTCGGCGCGCTTGTACTCGAGGCCACGCCGCAGCTCGTCTGCCCACAGCCGCTCATCGGCGCCGTGCTTCGCCGCGAGGCGCGTGCGCAGTTTGCGTTCGAAGACACGTTCCAGGTAGACCGGTAGCCATACGTCCGGGTCTTCCCCCAGTTCGGCGCGCACCGTGTCGCAGATCAATACGTTCTCGCGATCACCCGAAAACACGGCGATCGCGTCGTCCATGCCGCTGAGGTCAAAAACCGCGAACGCCGACTGGTTGCCCTGCTTGATGAGGAACCGGCGCGACGAGGGCGTGAGCTTCCTGAACTCCGTGAATTCCTTGCGCGTCATGCCGTCGCGGACGTACGCCTCCTCTTCCGCCGCCGGATCGGCCAGATACAGGTTGGTCGCAACCAGGCTGCGCAGCGCCGGGTACAGGTCGGCGGCCTTCTGGCCCTGCTCGGGCTGCTGGGTGATGAGCGTGATGAACTCCCCTTCCTTGCGGCCGCTCGCGAGCGTTTCCTCGATCTGCTCGCGGATCGTGCGGAAGCGGATCGGCATCCAGTATTCTTCCATCACGGTCTGCATGAGCCGGCCCTCACCTCGCATAAGCTTCTTGAGGTGGAAAAGCCAGGCAAACGCCGGCTCGGACGGTTCGTAGTTTTCGACGAGGAACGCCTCGACATCAAAGCCGATCCAGCGCTGCTCCGTCATGTTCAGCGCCAGGTTCGGCGGGTTGTCGAACACCCACCAGAACCTGCCGTTCTCGGATTTGCACCAGAGCGACAGACGCTGGCGCAGACTGTCATCGCCCTCATCCGGAATGCTGTCCAGCAGCAGGCTGAAGCGGCGCAGGCGCACGTCCTCGATTCCCATCACCGCGTCGACGGCGTTGCGGCACTGGATCTTCTCGGCGGCAGTCAGATCGATCTTGACGGATTTGCCCTGATGATCAACGCCGTTTCTGCGTCCGCAAAGCTCGACCAGCCCGTACAGAAACTCGCGATTCTCAGCCGTGTCGGCCAGCTCGAACGGCGCCCAGCCAGTCGGTTTGCCTTTCTCCAGATGGACGTAGGCGCCGCGCATCGCGCGGATGAACACTTCCCAGCCTCGCCCCTTGTCCAGCACGAACAGCAGCTGCCCGAACCGGGACAGCATGCCAGCGATGGCGGTCGCGACAGTCGACTTGCCGGCACCGGTGGTGCCTTGCAGCTTCACGTGCGCGGCCAGCTTCTCCGCCACGTTGACGTCGCCCTGCCGGCTCGCATGCGGGCTGAAGTAATAGATGCCCGATGCGGAACGGAATGGGATGACAGCTGAGCCGTCGCCGATAGGGTTGCCCTCGGCCTTGCCGGCCGAATAGTCGTGGCAGGTGAACATCGACGCAAAGTTGCGCGACGACTGGACCTTGGGCCGTGGCTTGACCTTCGCGCCCGGGACCTGCGAAAAATACGTGAAGGGCGCCGAACCGGTCGCGAGCGCCCAGTCGACACCGCACTCGTTCAGCGATCGGGATGCGAACAGGATCCCGTTTTCCAGCGCCTCCTGTGTACTTGCGCCATAGATCACGGCCGCACCATGGTACTCGCCGAACGACAGCTCGCCCGTGTTGACGTAACCCTGCGCATCGCGCAGTTCCCTGACCTGATGCTTCGCCTTGTCGCCGGCGGACTCCAGTTTGTTGATTGCCGAGTCGATCGTGCGGTTTGATTCGAAACCCGTCATGCAGTTAAAGGAATGCACAACCGTGAATTCGATCGGCAGTGAGAGCAACGGATCGAGCTGGCCGAAGCCCGGCTTCTCCGGAAAGCTGCGCAGATCGCGACAGGTGAAGAAGCGCCGGTGGTCCGGCACGCCCGGCCCGTCGATCGCGTGTGTGTCGTAGCCGAAGCGAAGATAACTGGACGGAATGACGTCAACACCTGGCTCTGCTGCGACCGGCAGATCACCCGTCACCCCGTTCACGAGATAACTGACGAAGCCATACAGCTGCGAAAACAGCATCTTTGTGCCGTTCATATGCGTGCGCTCATATACCGCGAGCAGTTCGGCCTCGTAGTCCGCAAACTGTTGCAGCGCCTGCTGCGCGAGCGACGCGATTTCCTTCAGCCCATCCTCGAAATCCTCGTACTTCAGGATGATCGAAAAGTAATAGCGGTTTCCAAAGAACCGGCCACCCCTGAACTGCCCGCCATGCTGCGTCGAAAACCAGTTCATGAAGGGGCTGTCGAAACGGTACTCGTGATCGGCGTTCACGCGCCGTCGCATGAAAACGCCGTGGTAACCAAGGCGCCCGCCATGGTCGCGGCCCAGTTTGCTCAAGATCTCCGTGTCGCGGTCGAACTTGCGGTCAAGCACCTTGTTTTCGAATACCTCGAACGGCACACCGTGCAGCGCAAGCGTCACCATGAAACGGTTTCCGTCGATGTGCTGCACATGCCTTGTGACCGGATGCCTGAACCTCGGCATCCAGTCTTCGACGGCGCCGATCGCGCCGAGGATCTCGCTCGAGACGGTTGGTCTGCTACCCATTACGGCTCCTGACCGGGCTCACGCAGCCGGCGCTCGCCCTTGCCCAATGGTTGGAGAAAATCGCGAAAGACACGACGCTGCCGGCCGTATCGCAGTGGCGCGAGCGTCAACGTATTGCCGAAATGCGGCGCCGCTCTTCCGGCATTCGCGCGCGCGCGGATGCGCAACTGCCAGAAGTAGAACCGGCAGCGGAACTGCAGCCACATGATCCACAGGCCCTGATCGTCGGTTTCGCAGATGTGCTTGAACCACAGCAGCACCGGAAAGCCGAGAAACACAAAGAGGAGGCCGCCCGGGCCGACGAAGAAGGCGATGAGCACACCCGTGAACATCGAAGCGACGACGACCACGAGCATCGCCATGTAGGGCACGCCCCAGATAGCCGCGGTGCGTCCAAGACCATTGAAACCGGGGTAGCGGGCTTTCTCGACCGACATGATGCGTCCTCAGGTAAAGAGGTTCCACAGGTACGGCGCGAGCACGCCGACCACCGCGCCGACCACCGCAACCTTGCCGCCAAGCGTGACGAACTCGCTCCAGTGAGAACGGTCTGCCCAGCACTCCGCCCCTTTCCATAGCAGCACGCAGGAAGCACAGACACCGAGAAACGAGTACAGCCAGATCTTGAACGTATTCGCACCCTCGGTCGCAGAATCAAGGCCTCCTCCGGCCAGAGCCAGTGCGGGCGCAAGCAGGACTGAGCCAAGCAGCGTTGACTTTGCAGCGCAGATAATGCATGCTGCATCATCCGTAAGTTCTGCTAACTTGATGGTACAGAATTTGATTTTTCGAAACATGGCTTCTCCTTTTCAAACGAACGCCGCGGCGCGGCCAGTCAGATCATTTGCTCGAGTCGCTATCACAGTCGAAGTCGCCAAAGGCGTCCCATGGCGGATGCGGCGCGTCCTGGCGTCGCGGTTTACCGTCCCGGTTAGATGGGCTGGACTTAACCTTTCCGGCGACAACCTGCGTTCTCGGGCCAGCCGGCCGGTCCATAATCACGGGTATCGCCGAAACAAGGTTGGCTGGCGTCTGCGCATTGGCGACGACACGCTGCACGTAACTGGATCCGCCGGACTCAACCCGCTCGCCACGAGCGAAGTTACCGCTGTAGTAACAGCTGATCGCTGCCCGCAGCGCACGTTCGCCCTTTCCGTACGAGCCGCTTGCACGCTGGTAGCAGTCGTACAGAATGGCGCCCGCGACCCGCAGGTTGGCACATGGGTCGAAAGCGGCTTCGTATGTGAGATCGTACCG
This is a stretch of genomic DNA from Paraburkholderia phymatum STM815. It encodes these proteins:
- a CDS encoding VirB3 family type IV secretion system protein, yielding MSVEKARYPGFNGLGRTAAIWGVPYMAMLVVVVASMFTGVLIAFFVGPGGLLFVFLGFPVLLWFKHICETDDQGLWIMWLQFRCRFYFWQLRIRARANAGRAAPHFGNTLTLAPLRYGRQRRVFRDFLQPLGKGERRLREPGQEP
- a CDS encoding VirB4 family type IV secretion system protein, with protein sequence MLFSQLYGFVSYLVNGVTGDLPVAAEPGVDVIPSSYLRFGYDTHAIDGPGVPDHRRFFTCRDLRSFPEKPGFGQLDPLLSLPIEFTVVHSFNCMTGFESNRTIDSAINKLESAGDKAKHQVRELRDAQGYVNTGELSFGEYHGAAVIYGASTQEALENGILFASRSLNECGVDWALATGSAPFTYFSQVPGAKVKPRPKVQSSRNFASMFTCHDYSAGKAEGNPIGDGSAVIPFRSASGIYYFSPHASRQGDVNVAEKLAAHVKLQGTTGAGKSTVATAIAGMLSRFGQLLFVLDKGRGWEVFIRAMRGAYVHLEKGKPTGWAPFELADTAENREFLYGLVELCGRRNGVDHQGKSVKIDLTAAEKIQCRNAVDAVMGIEDVRLRRFSLLLDSIPDEGDDSLRQRLSLWCKSENGRFWWVFDNPPNLALNMTEQRWIGFDVEAFLVENYEPSEPAFAWLFHLKKLMRGEGRLMQTVMEEYWMPIRFRTIREQIEETLASGRKEGEFITLITQQPEQGQKAADLYPALRSLVATNLYLADPAAEEEAYVRDGMTRKEFTEFRKLTPSSRRFLIKQGNQSAFAVFDLSGMDDAIAVFSGDRENVLICDTVRAELGEDPDVWLPVYLERVFERKLRTRLAAKHGADERLWADELRRGLEYKRAELARIYASARAVDAGNEAVTV
- a CDS encoding TrbG/VirB9 family P-type conjugative transfer protein codes for the protein MVAIMAACALAGGRVHALEIPRSCGADPHIQCATYSPDQAYRVATMPGRVVMIQFEPGEHILKDGGGIGDARAWHVSVNDSGALLKPGALQPETNLVLVTNRRTYSLSLVDVSRAQPATWILRFDYPDTKAKTAAEQLGRREAVSAALAGQQDTPAGPARTGATGATVSPGAPGSSAPAANMQYMMRGDRALAPTALWDDGRFTYFRYATARDLPTIFTKLPDGSEATVNFHMEGDTVVVHEVSKTFIIRYGQAVLGIRNDGYSPDGHYNRTASSLPGTARIERAHGSRDRVDD
- a CDS encoding type IV secretion system protein codes for the protein MSYTPITTTIFSRMTSDFDANVVATISSGSERIISLISPLMMTCFSIYVLLVVWSYWQGQNDEPINDFLMRMAAWAFILTCGMNIQFYTEYIVPAVNGFGEQLSGAITGQSNPVSGLDNLLSAYINACGQIYDTAEGFHIIGAVWAITVMLIFATPFMGLAVAYIILAKFALGLLLALGPLFISMALFPPVRQYFWNWAGQCFNYALLVALFAGAGAIEVNFAKSIAPSGTAFPSMQQVVEIDVMGVVFFVVALNLPGLASALASGVGISTMTGKLGGLGRALAAAAKTGGAGKYKTGGSLSDA
- a CDS encoding type IV secretion system protein, translating into MNVNDVERPARLLRVGRVAVTALCLYAAIIAHAQGVPTISPAELAQQMMQVQQLMQQIENQEAQYRALTGNSSLGTIMNDASLRHYLPEQWQDIYDQARSGSLTGISSSMRSIKQQEGMTDASTPGQQRYYDVLAANKAMNEQSYSATMARLNNIQSLMQQSNLTQDPAEKADLQNRMAAEEAMVTNEQTRLQLTAQLQQAELKLAAEQRDREFKNQFLGGSSGE
- a CDS encoding lytic transglycosylase domain-containing protein, which gives rise to MIDFATLAHECAPTVQAATLQAIVRTESAFDPLAVGIVGGHLQRQPKSLGEALATVRALAARGINFSLGIGQVNRFNLSRYDLTYEAAFDPCANLRVAGAILYDCYQRASGSYGKGERALRAAISCYYSGNFARGERVESGGSSYVQRVVANAQTPANLVSAIPVIMDRPAGPRTQVVAGKVKSSPSNRDGKPRRQDAPHPPWDAFGDFDCDSDSSK
- a CDS encoding type IV secretion system protein, which produces MVSVIRQWLAAGVGSRKRAPTPPISAAHLEAAARAVDRSQRDAVSWYLDQAREFERSKMEMAEEKARVADRRSVLSGGIALAAVFGITALGLLKRPNPPAVLRVNDTTGKVDVLPTTANGHVSFTEKTDRADLRRYVEMRESYDWETISDMHSAVMFMSDDREKDAYDALIRGPAGPLKLLKDQARIIARVGSITFVGSTAQVFFSRQLIPLNVAAKRPDPTWWIATVAFTRVDVPEKQDQQDIDPDGFRCTSYEVTRDYTRAPADASPDPAPAASKMPGSGP